One Saccharopolyspora erythraea NRRL 2338 genomic region harbors:
- a CDS encoding LamB/YcsF family protein: protein MDLNSDLAEGFGRWELGDDAALLGIVTSANVACGYHAGDATVIRDACEHAATRGVAVGAQVGYNDLAGFGRRFIDIAPRELTNDVIYQIGALRALARTAGADVSYVKPHGALYNAIVHHREQAAAVVEAVRDYDPDLVVLGLPDSAWLELAEKAGLRTFREAFADRAYTSEGTLVPRREPGAMVHDEQTIADRCVRIARGEPIEAVDGSLITVRADSICVHGDSPGAVRVAEAVRDRLTAEGVRLAAFAAPRSG from the coding sequence GTGGATCTCAACTCGGACCTGGCGGAAGGCTTCGGCCGGTGGGAACTGGGTGACGATGCCGCCCTGCTGGGCATCGTCACCAGCGCCAACGTCGCCTGCGGCTACCACGCCGGAGACGCCACCGTCATCCGCGACGCGTGCGAGCACGCCGCCACGCGGGGCGTGGCCGTCGGCGCACAGGTCGGCTACAACGACCTGGCGGGCTTCGGGCGGCGGTTCATCGACATCGCCCCGCGCGAGCTGACCAACGACGTGATCTACCAGATCGGTGCGCTGCGGGCGCTGGCGCGCACAGCGGGCGCCGACGTCAGCTACGTCAAACCGCACGGTGCCCTGTACAACGCGATCGTGCACCATCGCGAGCAGGCCGCTGCGGTCGTCGAGGCGGTGCGCGACTACGACCCGGACCTGGTGGTACTCGGCCTTCCCGATTCGGCGTGGCTGGAACTGGCTGAGAAAGCGGGGCTGCGGACCTTCCGCGAGGCGTTCGCAGACCGCGCCTACACCTCGGAGGGGACGCTGGTGCCGCGCCGGGAACCGGGCGCGATGGTGCACGACGAGCAGACCATCGCCGACCGGTGCGTGCGCATCGCGCGCGGCGAGCCCATCGAAGCCGTGGACGGATCGCTCATCACCGTGCGCGCGGACTCGATCTGCGTGCACGGCGACAGCCCCGGGGCGGTGCGCGTTGCGGAGGCGGTGCGCGACCGGCTCACCGCCGAGGGAGTGCGGCTGGCGGCGTTCGCCGCGCCGCGGAGCGGGTGA
- a CDS encoding endonuclease/exonuclease/phosphatase family protein: MTRRGVLGMAGLAGVAGVVGAGHAMARAKGPLIGPAQGERLHVMSFNIRYDSKAVPPSPDAWSTRRPILAELLNAESPTLLGVQEALYRQVKQVHADIPAHYDWIGLGREGGGRGEFMSIYYDTRRVEPLDYDHFWLSDTPNVIGSASWGNTVVRMVTWVRFRDLRTGREFTHVNTHFDHQSENSRQRSAALVRDRIAGFDAGLPVLLTGDFNTRAGDSESYRILTSGGLADGWETAAERLTPAWGTFGGYEEPVEGGDRIDWLLANDRVRVLKAAINPFRKDGWFPSDHLPVHALVELA, encoded by the coding sequence GTGACCAGACGAGGTGTGCTCGGCATGGCGGGCCTGGCGGGCGTCGCCGGGGTCGTCGGCGCCGGGCACGCGATGGCCCGCGCGAAGGGCCCGCTCATCGGCCCCGCCCAGGGCGAGCGGCTGCACGTTATGAGCTTCAACATCCGCTACGACTCCAAGGCCGTGCCGCCCAGCCCCGACGCGTGGAGCACGCGCCGCCCGATCCTGGCCGAGCTGCTCAACGCCGAGTCGCCGACGCTGCTCGGCGTGCAGGAAGCGCTTTACCGCCAGGTCAAGCAGGTCCACGCCGACATCCCGGCGCACTACGACTGGATCGGGCTCGGCCGCGAGGGCGGCGGGCGCGGCGAGTTCATGTCGATCTACTACGACACCCGCCGCGTGGAGCCGCTGGACTACGACCACTTCTGGCTCTCGGACACGCCGAACGTCATCGGGTCGGCGAGCTGGGGCAACACCGTGGTCCGGATGGTCACCTGGGTGCGGTTCCGCGACCTGCGCACCGGTCGCGAGTTCACCCACGTCAACACGCACTTCGACCACCAGTCGGAGAACTCGCGGCAGCGCAGCGCGGCCCTGGTCCGCGACCGCATCGCGGGTTTCGACGCCGGGCTGCCGGTGCTGCTGACGGGCGACTTCAACACGCGGGCCGGGGACTCGGAGTCCTACCGGATCCTCACCTCGGGCGGGCTCGCCGACGGCTGGGAGACGGCGGCCGAGCGGCTGACGCCGGCGTGGGGCACCTTCGGCGGGTACGAGGAGCCGGTCGAGGGCGGCGACCGGATCGACTGGCTGCTCGCCAACGACCGGGTGCGGGTGCTCAAGGCCGCGATCAACCCGTTCCGCAAGGACGGCTGGTTCCCGTCGGACCACCTGCCGGTCCACGCGCTGGTCGAGCTCGCGTGA
- a CDS encoding GntR family transcriptional regulator encodes MTATDQWTDLLAADRGLLDRTSAAEQVAGVLRQRIIEGKLEPGTQLSEKGAAEALAVSRNTLREAFRLLVHERLLVHEFNRGVFVRVPSVDDVEDLYRSRRILEVGAVRRASDAPDELVADIDAAVSEGERAARRQRWKDVGTANMHFHRALAALEGSTRLNETMDQLLAELRLAFHVMEHPREFYEPYLELNRDIADLIAEGRLETAVVRLDDYFDKAQTQLVHAYTLKHRQRTHVAEG; translated from the coding sequence ATGACCGCCACGGACCAGTGGACCGACCTGCTCGCCGCCGACCGGGGGCTGCTGGACCGGACGAGCGCGGCGGAGCAGGTGGCCGGCGTGCTGCGGCAGCGGATCATCGAGGGCAAGCTCGAACCCGGCACCCAGCTCTCGGAGAAGGGCGCCGCCGAGGCGCTGGCGGTCTCGCGCAACACGCTGCGCGAGGCGTTCCGGCTGCTGGTGCACGAGAGGCTGCTGGTGCACGAGTTCAACCGCGGCGTGTTCGTCCGGGTGCCGTCGGTGGACGACGTCGAGGACCTCTACCGCTCGCGCCGCATCCTCGAGGTGGGCGCCGTCCGCCGCGCCTCGGACGCCCCGGACGAACTCGTCGCCGACATCGACGCGGCGGTCTCGGAGGGCGAGCGGGCGGCGCGACGGCAGCGCTGGAAGGATGTCGGCACCGCGAACATGCACTTCCACCGCGCCCTGGCGGCGCTGGAAGGGAGCACGCGCCTCAACGAGACGATGGACCAGCTGCTCGCCGAACTCCGGCTGGCGTTCCACGTCATGGAGCACCCCCGCGAGTTCTACGAGCCGTACCTGGAGCTGAACCGCGACATCGCCGACCTGATCGCGGAAGGCCGGCTGGAGACGGCGGTCGTGCGGCTGGACGACTACTTCGACAAGGCGCAGACGCAGCTCGTCCACGCCTACACGCTCAAGCACCGGCAGCGGACGCACGTCGCCGAGGGATGA
- a CDS encoding putative hydro-lyase: MACASPDTAGNTAAEQRNPTSAMSPAAARAAFRAGLRVPTSGYSAGWTQANLIALPRDYAYDFLLFAQRNPKSCPVLDVTEPGETSASIFAGDLRTDLPAYRVYRDGELVEEVGDVTGLWRDDLVSFLVGCSFTFEAALLEAGVPVRHIETGGNVPMYRTNRDCRPAGRMSGPLVVSMRPVPASMVATAVRITSRYPAVHGAPVHIGEPADLGIGDIDSPDFGEPVEIRPGEIPVFWACGVTPQAAVMQSRPPFAIGHAPGHMAITDARDSEFLVP, encoded by the coding sequence ATCGCCTGCGCGAGCCCCGATACCGCCGGGAACACCGCCGCTGAGCAGCGAAATCCCACCTCTGCCATGTCACCCGCCGCCGCCCGTGCCGCGTTCCGCGCGGGCCTGCGAGTCCCCACCTCCGGATACAGCGCCGGATGGACGCAGGCCAACCTGATCGCGCTGCCGCGCGACTACGCCTACGACTTCCTGCTGTTCGCCCAACGCAACCCGAAGTCGTGCCCGGTGCTGGACGTGACCGAACCCGGCGAGACCAGCGCCTCGATCTTCGCCGGCGACCTCCGCACCGACCTGCCCGCATACCGCGTCTACCGCGATGGGGAGCTGGTCGAGGAGGTCGGCGACGTGACGGGGCTCTGGCGCGACGACCTCGTGTCGTTCCTCGTCGGATGCAGCTTCACCTTCGAAGCCGCGCTGCTGGAGGCGGGCGTGCCGGTGCGGCACATCGAGACCGGCGGCAACGTGCCGATGTACCGGACGAACCGCGATTGCAGGCCGGCGGGCAGGATGTCCGGTCCGCTGGTCGTGTCCATGCGTCCGGTGCCGGCTTCTATGGTGGCGACGGCCGTGCGGATCACGTCCCGCTACCCGGCGGTCCACGGCGCACCGGTGCACATCGGCGAGCCCGCGGACCTGGGCATCGGCGACATCGACAGCCCGGACTTCGGTGAGCCGGTGGAGATCAGGCCTGGTGAGATCCCCGTGTTCTGGGCCTGCGGCGTGACCCCGCAGGCGGCTGTGATGCAGTCCAGGCCGCCCTTCGCCATCGGCCACGCGCCAGGCCACATGGCCATCACCGACGCCCGCGACAGCGAGTTCCTGGTGCCCTGA
- a CDS encoding DUF397 domain-containing protein: MDLADAHWRKSSRTGVGGNGNCVEVAFVGAAVAVRDSKDPDGAALAFTHEAWAAFLDRLSS; encoded by the coding sequence ATGGATCTCGCTGACGCCCACTGGCGGAAGAGCAGCCGGACCGGTGTCGGGGGCAACGGCAACTGCGTCGAGGTCGCCTTCGTCGGGGCCGCTGTCGCCGTCCGGGACTCCAAGGACCCGGACGGCGCAGCGTTGGCGTTCACGCACGAGGCGTGGGCGGCGTTCCTCGACCGCCTCAGCTCTTGA
- a CDS encoding 5-oxoprolinase subunit B family protein: MRVLYCGDSGLLVELDDLDAVQALYAALSSSLPEGVTDLVPAARTLLLRLDPTRTDPAEVERVVRSTRPGRNSRRRGGLVRVPVVYNGEDLAAVAKLTGLSEREVVHEHTSSEWTVAFGGFAPGFGYLSGGSPKLEVPRRSESRTRVPAGAVGLAGEFSGVYPRESPGGWQLIGRTDLEIWRVDRDPPALLRPGVRVRFEEVG; encoded by the coding sequence ATGCGGGTGCTGTACTGCGGCGACTCGGGACTGCTCGTCGAGCTCGACGACCTCGACGCCGTCCAGGCGCTCTACGCCGCGCTGTCGTCGTCGCTGCCGGAGGGCGTCACCGACCTGGTGCCCGCGGCGCGGACGCTGCTGCTGCGGCTGGATCCGACGCGGACCGACCCGGCCGAGGTCGAGCGCGTGGTCCGCTCGACGCGTCCGGGGCGCAACTCGCGGCGACGTGGGGGGCTGGTGCGCGTGCCGGTGGTCTACAACGGCGAGGACTTGGCCGCGGTCGCGAAGCTGACCGGGCTTTCCGAACGCGAGGTCGTGCACGAGCACACCTCGTCGGAGTGGACCGTCGCGTTCGGCGGCTTCGCGCCGGGCTTCGGCTACCTCTCGGGCGGCTCGCCGAAGCTCGAGGTGCCCAGGCGGTCGGAATCCCGGACTCGCGTACCCGCCGGTGCCGTCGGGCTGGCGGGCGAGTTCAGCGGCGTCTACCCGCGCGAGTCGCCCGGCGGGTGGCAGTTGATCGGTCGCACCGACCTGGAGATCTGGCGGGTCGACCGCGATCCGCCCGCACTGCTGCGACCCGGGGTGCGGGTGCGGTTCGAGGAGGTCGGGTAG
- a CDS encoding helix-turn-helix domain-containing protein has translation MVTTTIPFRRRRLARRIRRLREAAGMTQEQAAAGLDMSTSALSRKETGEVATSVHEVRSMMDLYDTYDEDLLELARAAKEKPWWHAYGIKNRGYFDLEEDAISIREWQLSYVPGLLQAEEYTRAIFKNSKELTAAEVENAIAARMRRGQRLTDAESPLGLTAIVEERVLTRPVGGAEVMRRQLRKILEINELPNVSFQVVPHARESHHGLEGSFTLLSYPEHDEPDILYIEHTVGAMHVEKDHAISMATRVFERLRAEALNTSDSAKLVHRLAGGH, from the coding sequence GTGGTCACGACGACCATCCCGTTCCGGCGCCGTCGCCTGGCGCGCCGCATCCGCCGGCTCCGCGAGGCCGCCGGGATGACGCAGGAGCAGGCCGCGGCCGGACTGGACATGTCCACCAGCGCTCTGAGCCGCAAGGAAACCGGGGAGGTGGCCACGTCGGTGCACGAAGTGCGCTCGATGATGGACCTCTACGACACCTACGACGAGGACCTGCTCGAACTGGCCCGCGCGGCCAAGGAGAAACCCTGGTGGCACGCGTATGGGATCAAGAACAGGGGGTACTTCGACCTGGAGGAGGACGCCATCTCCATCCGGGAGTGGCAACTGTCGTACGTGCCAGGACTGTTGCAGGCCGAGGAATACACGCGGGCGATCTTCAAGAACAGCAAGGAACTGACCGCCGCGGAAGTCGAGAATGCCATCGCAGCGCGGATGCGGCGGGGGCAACGCCTGACCGACGCGGAGTCACCACTCGGTCTCACCGCGATCGTGGAGGAACGGGTGTTGACCCGGCCGGTGGGCGGAGCGGAGGTCATGCGGCGGCAGCTCCGCAAGATCCTGGAGATCAACGAGCTGCCCAACGTCTCGTTTCAGGTCGTCCCGCACGCGAGGGAGTCGCATCACGGTCTGGAAGGCTCGTTCACGCTGCTCAGCTACCCAGAGCATGACGAGCCTGACATCCTGTACATCGAGCACACGGTCGGTGCCATGCACGTCGAGAAGGACCACGCCATCTCCATGGCTACCCGGGTTTTCGAACGACTGCGTGCCGAGGCACTGAACACCAGTGACTCCGCCAAGCTGGTGCATCGCCTGGCTGGCGGGCACTAG
- a CDS encoding TMEM165/GDT1 family protein: MLTGFAVSSAAIFVAELGDKSQLMAMTFATRYRAWQVLLGITLATTVVHAVSVLLGFGMGSALPTDWIGLVAGLAFLGFAAWTLRGDHLTEKEKSKAGRLAGSAVLAVTVAFFLAELGDKTMLATVTLAAQHDWLGTWIGSTIGMVLADALAIGVGLMLGKHLPERLIRYGAATLFAVFGLWLTVDALLDLF; encoded by the coding sequence ATGTTGACCGGTTTCGCGGTGAGTTCCGCTGCGATCTTCGTGGCTGAGCTGGGCGACAAGTCCCAGTTGATGGCGATGACCTTCGCGACCCGGTACCGGGCATGGCAGGTCCTGCTCGGCATCACGCTGGCGACCACCGTCGTGCACGCGGTCTCGGTCCTGCTCGGGTTCGGTATGGGCAGCGCGCTGCCCACCGACTGGATCGGGTTGGTCGCGGGCTTGGCGTTCCTCGGCTTCGCCGCGTGGACCCTGCGCGGAGACCACCTCACCGAGAAGGAGAAGAGCAAGGCCGGGCGCCTGGCCGGCTCCGCGGTGCTGGCCGTGACCGTGGCGTTCTTCCTCGCCGAGCTCGGCGACAAGACGATGCTCGCCACCGTCACGCTGGCAGCGCAGCACGACTGGCTCGGCACGTGGATCGGCTCGACCATCGGCATGGTCCTGGCGGACGCGCTCGCGATCGGCGTCGGCCTGATGCTGGGAAAGCACCTGCCCGAACGGCTCATCCGCTACGGCGCGGCGACGCTGTTCGCGGTGTTCGGTCTCTGGCTCACCGTCGACGCCCTGCTCGACCTGTTCTGA
- a CDS encoding very short patch repair endonuclease, whose translation MASRRPVGASSEGVRKSMQANKGRDTKPELALRRAVHALGLRYRVSTRPLPAIRRTADLTFSRAKVAVFLDGCFWHGCPEHHTQSATNAEFWAEKVRRNRERDREIDRLLAEAGWSVIRIWEHEDPQVGAALVAQEVRSRR comes from the coding sequence ATGGCTTCGAGGCGGCCGGTGGGGGCTTCCAGCGAGGGCGTGCGGAAGAGTATGCAGGCCAACAAGGGGCGGGACACGAAGCCGGAGTTGGCGCTCCGGCGCGCCGTGCACGCGCTGGGGTTGCGCTACCGGGTGTCGACGCGCCCGCTCCCCGCGATCCGCCGAACCGCCGACCTTACGTTCAGCCGGGCCAAGGTCGCGGTGTTCCTGGACGGGTGCTTTTGGCACGGCTGTCCGGAGCACCACACGCAGTCGGCGACGAACGCCGAATTTTGGGCGGAGAAGGTGCGGCGCAACCGCGAGCGCGACCGGGAGATCGACCGTCTACTGGCCGAGGCGGGTTGGTCGGTCATTCGGATCTGGGAACACGAGGACCCGCAGGTCGGCGCAGCCCTCGTCGCGCAAGAGGTCCGGTCCCGTCGGTAA
- a CDS encoding biotin-dependent carboxyltransferase family protein, with protein sequence MLEVLETGPLATVQDLGRPGLADIGVGVSGAADRGSLRLANRLLGNAEGAAAIEVTFGGLAVRAGRELTIAVTGAPCPITVGGRGEGAHAVLRVAAGVEVRLGTPPCGLRSYLAVRGGISVEPVLGSRSTDVMAGLGPAPLRVGDTLPVGPAPAAFPVIELAPVAQPPEELMLEVVPGPRDDWFTDEALDVLLTSVYEVTTESNRVGMRLDGPALTRRRNEELPSEGMVAGALQVPPASRPTLFLADHPVTGGYPVIAVVTSADVDRAAQARPGQRVRFRRAQDRSAKR encoded by the coding sequence GTGCTGGAAGTGCTGGAAACCGGTCCGCTGGCCACGGTCCAGGACCTCGGCAGGCCCGGGCTCGCCGACATCGGCGTCGGCGTGTCGGGTGCCGCCGACCGGGGCTCGCTGCGGCTGGCGAACCGGCTGCTGGGCAACGCCGAGGGTGCGGCGGCGATCGAGGTCACCTTCGGCGGCCTGGCGGTGCGGGCCGGGCGCGAGCTGACCATCGCCGTAACCGGGGCACCGTGCCCGATCACCGTGGGCGGACGCGGGGAGGGGGCCCACGCGGTGCTGCGGGTCGCGGCGGGAGTGGAGGTGCGGCTCGGCACCCCGCCGTGCGGCCTGCGCAGCTACTTGGCGGTGCGCGGCGGGATCTCCGTCGAACCCGTGCTGGGATCGCGGTCCACCGACGTCATGGCGGGTCTCGGCCCCGCGCCGCTGCGGGTCGGCGACACGCTGCCGGTGGGACCGGCACCCGCGGCGTTCCCGGTGATCGAGCTCGCGCCGGTGGCCCAGCCGCCGGAGGAGCTGATGCTCGAGGTCGTGCCAGGGCCCCGGGACGACTGGTTCACCGACGAAGCGCTCGACGTGCTGCTGACCTCGGTTTACGAGGTCACGACGGAGAGCAACCGGGTCGGCATGCGGCTGGACGGCCCCGCGCTGACCCGCCGCAGGAACGAGGAGTTGCCGAGCGAGGGCATGGTCGCCGGTGCGTTGCAGGTGCCGCCGGCGAGCAGGCCGACGCTGTTCCTCGCCGACCACCCCGTCACCGGCGGGTATCCCGTCATCGCGGTGGTGACCTCGGCGGACGTCGACAGGGCGGCGCAGGCCAGGCCCGGACAGCGCGTCCGGTTCCGCCGCGCCCAGGACAGGAGTGCGAAGCGATGA
- a CDS encoding NRAMP family divalent metal transporter yields the protein MAEQTEQVPRSGTAKRGALLGAVFLMATSAIGPGFITQTTQFTVQLGAAFAFAILLSILIDIAVQLNVWRVIGVSGMRAQDLGNKVLPGLGYVMAALVLFGGLVFNIGNVAGTSLGLDALVGLDAKIGGTVSALIAIGIFLSKRAGVAMDRIVVVLGVVMIGLTLYVAVVSGPPVGNAMRQMVWPDTIDFLAITTLIGGTVGGYITYAGAHRLVDAGITGPEQVKSVSNSSVLSLLVTGVMRLVLFLAVLGVVAGGVALSGANPTADAFQHAAGEIGLRMFGFILWAASITSVVGAAYTSVSFLVTFSPKLERSRNWLVVAFVAVSAAVFLLLDQAPTTLLVLAGALNGLILPVGFGVLLWVALRRRDLLGGYRYPRWLLLIGVVAWLLTLYLGVNSVSGIVALWQ from the coding sequence ATGGCGGAGCAGACCGAGCAAGTGCCCAGATCCGGAACGGCCAAGCGGGGCGCCCTGCTGGGCGCGGTGTTCCTGATGGCCACCAGCGCCATCGGGCCGGGCTTCATCACGCAGACGACGCAGTTCACGGTGCAGCTCGGCGCTGCCTTCGCCTTCGCGATCCTGCTGTCGATCCTGATCGACATCGCCGTCCAGCTCAACGTCTGGCGGGTCATCGGCGTCTCCGGCATGCGGGCCCAGGATCTCGGCAACAAGGTGTTGCCCGGCCTCGGCTACGTGATGGCCGCGCTGGTGCTGTTCGGTGGGCTGGTGTTCAACATCGGCAACGTCGCAGGCACCTCGCTCGGCCTGGACGCGCTGGTGGGGCTGGACGCCAAGATCGGCGGCACCGTCTCGGCGCTGATCGCCATCGGGATCTTCCTGAGCAAGCGGGCCGGGGTGGCGATGGACCGGATCGTCGTCGTGCTCGGCGTGGTCATGATCGGACTGACCCTCTACGTCGCGGTCGTCTCCGGGCCGCCGGTCGGCAACGCCATGCGCCAGATGGTCTGGCCGGACACGATCGACTTCCTGGCGATCACCACGCTGATCGGCGGCACCGTCGGTGGCTACATCACCTACGCGGGTGCCCATCGTCTGGTGGACGCCGGTATCACCGGCCCCGAGCAGGTGAAGTCGGTCAGCAACAGCTCCGTGCTGTCGTTGCTGGTGACCGGCGTGATGCGGCTGGTGCTGTTCCTCGCGGTCCTCGGCGTCGTCGCGGGTGGTGTCGCCCTTTCGGGTGCGAATCCGACCGCCGACGCGTTCCAGCACGCGGCGGGCGAGATCGGCCTGCGGATGTTCGGATTCATCCTGTGGGCCGCCAGCATCACCTCGGTCGTCGGAGCCGCCTACACGTCGGTGTCGTTCCTGGTGACGTTCTCGCCGAAGCTGGAGCGCTCGCGCAACTGGCTGGTCGTGGCCTTCGTGGCGGTCTCGGCGGCGGTGTTCCTGCTGCTGGACCAGGCGCCGACGACGCTGCTGGTGCTGGCCGGCGCGCTCAACGGCCTGATCCTGCCGGTCGGGTTCGGCGTGCTGCTGTGGGTGGCGCTGCGCCGCCGGGACCTGCTCGGCGGGTACCGCTACCCGCGCTGGCTGCTCTTGATCGGCGTGGTCGCCTGGCTGCTCACGCTCTACCTAGGGGTGAACTCGGTGAGCGGCATCGTCGCTCTGTGGCAGTGA
- a CDS encoding phosphatidylinositol-specific phospholipase C/glycerophosphodiester phosphodiesterase family protein, with product MSLALLVGALPASAGAPSAVTPLPQAHAHNDYEHDRPLFDALDRGFTSVEADIHLVDGALLVAHDRPDTTPERNLRALYLDPLRDLVKANGGSVFPGYEGGFQLLVDIKADGAAAYELLDKIVRDPAYAGVFTHYAGGEVKRGPVTIVLSGDRPRDVMEGQDDRYAFYDGRINADGDLGIGADAKLVPLVSQNWTNEFSWVGIGGMPEDQRAKLHKIVDDAHAAGQRVRFWATPDAALPNREAVWRELVDAGVDHINTDDLDGLAKFLKS from the coding sequence ATGTCGCTGGCCTTGCTGGTCGGCGCGCTACCGGCGTCGGCGGGCGCGCCGAGCGCCGTCACACCGCTGCCGCAGGCGCACGCGCACAACGACTACGAGCACGACCGGCCGCTCTTCGACGCCCTCGACCGCGGTTTCACCAGCGTCGAAGCCGACATCCACCTGGTCGACGGCGCGCTGCTGGTCGCCCACGACCGCCCCGACACCACGCCCGAGCGCAACCTCCGGGCGCTCTACCTGGACCCGCTGCGCGACCTGGTCAAGGCCAACGGCGGATCGGTCTTCCCCGGCTACGAAGGCGGGTTCCAGCTCCTCGTCGACATCAAGGCCGATGGCGCGGCGGCGTACGAGCTGCTGGACAAGATCGTGCGCGACCCGGCGTATGCAGGTGTTTTCACCCACTACGCCGGGGGCGAGGTCAAGCGGGGGCCGGTGACGATCGTGCTCTCCGGCGACCGCCCGCGCGACGTCATGGAAGGCCAGGACGACCGCTACGCGTTCTACGACGGCCGCATCAATGCCGACGGCGATCTCGGCATCGGCGCGGACGCGAAGCTGGTGCCGCTGGTCTCGCAGAACTGGACGAACGAGTTCTCGTGGGTCGGCATCGGCGGCATGCCCGAGGACCAGCGCGCGAAGCTGCACAAGATCGTCGACGACGCGCACGCCGCCGGTCAGCGCGTGCGGTTCTGGGCGACGCCGGACGCGGCGCTGCCCAACCGCGAAGCGGTGTGGCGCGAGCTGGTCGACGCGGGTGTCGACCACATCAACACCGACGACCTCGACGGCCTGGCGAAGTTCCTCAAGAGCTGA
- the mshB gene encoding N-acetyl-1-D-myo-inositol-2-amino-2-deoxy-alpha-D-glucopyranoside deacetylase translates to MLVHAHPDDESTGTGATMARYANEGATVSLVTCTSGELGEVVADDLAHLRGNPDALGEHRRGEIAEALRELGDIRHHWLGGPGRFRDSGMAGEDTNDAAECFAKADRDDVTRAMVEILRAERPHVVVTYDDTGGYGHPDHIAANHALMYALGPAADPAYLPELGEPWDVPKVYWMTLPRSFVKDVQAAGIEGFEPFTVPDEDITAVLDGRDHHAKKLAALRTYRSQVSLDDGDFFATLVQDPRFAIEHYVLVRGERGPGSGPHNWENDLFAGLD, encoded by the coding sequence TTGCTGGTCCACGCCCACCCCGACGACGAGTCGACCGGGACCGGCGCCACGATGGCGCGCTACGCGAACGAGGGCGCGACGGTGTCCCTGGTGACCTGCACCAGCGGCGAGCTGGGAGAGGTCGTGGCCGACGATCTCGCGCACCTGCGCGGAAATCCCGACGCGCTCGGCGAGCACCGGCGCGGCGAGATCGCCGAGGCGCTGCGCGAGCTGGGCGACATCCGGCACCACTGGCTGGGCGGCCCCGGACGCTTCCGCGACAGCGGCATGGCCGGTGAGGACACCAACGACGCGGCCGAGTGCTTCGCCAAGGCCGACCGCGACGACGTGACCCGCGCGATGGTCGAGATCCTGCGCGCCGAACGCCCGCACGTCGTGGTCACCTACGACGACACCGGCGGCTACGGCCACCCCGACCACATCGCCGCCAACCACGCGCTGATGTACGCGCTGGGCCCGGCCGCCGACCCCGCCTACCTGCCCGAGCTCGGCGAACCCTGGGACGTGCCGAAGGTCTACTGGATGACCCTGCCGCGCTCGTTCGTCAAGGACGTCCAGGCGGCCGGGATCGAGGGCTTCGAGCCCTTCACCGTCCCGGACGAGGACATCACCGCCGTGCTCGACGGCCGCGACCACCACGCGAAGAAGCTCGCCGCGCTGCGCACCTACCGCAGCCAGGTCAGCCTCGACGACGGCGACTTCTTCGCCACGTTGGTGCAGGACCCGCGCTTCGCCATCGAGCACTACGTGCTCGTGCGCGGTGAACGCGGCCCCGGTTCCGGGCCGCACAACTGGGAGAACGACCTCTTCGCCGGTCTGGACTGA